The region TTGCCCTTTATCTACCAAGCTTCGTCTCAGCAGTTTTACCTTcagattttttctccttcttccatGGATCGGCTTTATTTTTCATGGTCGTCTTTTCTTTCTCATCTGCCTTTATCCATTTATTGACTTCCTCTTCTAAGAGTTCAGCTATGTCTTCCCATGATGAGGGTTCACACAATGCTGTCTGTACGGGGCCTTGTGGCAGTGGAATTTCTCACTTTAGCAAAAATAATTCTCATTTTATCCAAAAATATTGGAAATCTTCATTAGATATGTCATGAGAAAAAGTCCTGCTGTTAAAATCTGATttttatatacggtacttttttttttccaagtttcCATATCTGTGTCTATATAACAAAAATTTGGCGCACTTCATACTGGCCACAAAGCATAATATCAGACTCACATaaacaggagaaaatccagcttaaaTTTGTGAACAAAACTTTCTTAATTCACCAAAGTGCTCAGTAGAGGATAAAACAGATGCAATTCACAGGATATGCGACATCGACGCGTTTCAGGTGACAGCGCAGCCTTAGTCATGTTCACAAGTCCATTGAGCTGGATTTTCTCCAGTTTATGTGATTGCCCTACGCTCTGACACAGCGTTTCCTGTGCTCCGAACAACAAAGGATGTCTACTACGCTGAGCTGGACTTATATTTGTTATAATATCAGACTGTCACTTCCTTGTCTGTATAagtgacttttcagcagtctcgttatcatcacagacagtattacaatgactgataacacctctatatacagtagataacacaggatccatcattcacaataggtgatgtcacagctcacctcctcctcctcctgtaaaatgactgataacacctctatatatacagtagataacacaggatccaccattcacaataggtgatgtcacagctcacctcctcctcctgtacaatgactgataacacctctatatacagtagataacacaggatccatcattcacaataggtgatgtcacagctcacctcctcctcctcttgtacaatgactgataacagctctctatatatatatacagtagataacacaggatccaccattcacaataggtgatgtcacagctcgcctcctttCTCATTCACAATGACCTTACTCAGTGTAAAAAGTAACTGCCTTCTCAATTCACAGATACCATGCGTCTTCAGTGACtatagactttcccattactggatTACGAGGTGTGAGTTGGTGCTCAGAAAGTTCTATAGAGAAGTGTAACTGCCGCTTCTGCAGAACGTCTGTGTTGGCCTCAAGCTCGTCCCTCCATAGAATCttgtgagcaccaactgtcatcttctctcggagtcagtctattgctgctaatgttcatGATAACAACAGAAAGTAGGAGTCtaatatttgtgtttttttatttttatagatagatgatagagatagaataatgaatacttttttttttaacactttgtaCGCCTGCTCAGTGAGATTATCATAATTGTGTGATGTCCTGTGAACTTCTCTGTATTTTAGTAATATTTTTTTTATGAAAGGCGCACTATATGTTTTTAATAAAATGATGACCGGAACGTCTAAATATTATGTTCtgcttctttctatctcatttatTTCATGCTGCTTATGTAACAGATGCGACATAGCTGCAGTATATTTTGCAGGGCTTTGTAGACACTGACCTCGCACTTTAGTCTCCGTCCCAATATGGAGCTCACAAAATAATTTCTCTCCAAACTACGGTTCTGGGGTGTAGGAAAAGAACCCACACAAATATAAgtggaaactgcaaaaaaaaatgcaggtaGTGGTCTTGGTTAGATTCATATCCTGGACCCAAGCGCTGCAATAACACGGAGCCGACCACTGGGGTCAGTTCCAGCTACATTCAGAGACAAAAACATATGAATGAATATGGTAGAAAAACCCAAGGGTCCCATTACCCTACATGTGTACATTTCTGGCTATAACTAGAGCAAATCTACCTACACACATCGACTGGcgctcatttaaagggaatctgtccccaggtTTTTGCCGCCAAAGCTtagggcagcataatgtagaggcagagacccagattccagcgatatgtcacttactgggctgcttcctgcagtttttaaaaaattgtttttttatctgctgcagatctagcagttctctgactgctgagctctgtataacccagcaCACACCACCGATTGGCTTCTTTGTGTgcaatgtgcataggcagaaagatgccaatcGGTAGTGGGGGTggggatatacagagctcatgaacatggataactacctggcagcaggttactTGCCATCtagtgataaaactgtgattttgataaaaactacagcaagcagcccagtaagagtgacatagctggaatcaggatctctgaccctccattatgctgctctcagtttaggtagaaaaaaacctgctgacagattccctttaaaggcacgCTCGTATGGACTGATTTAAACTGTAAAGGTACTGATGGTTTGGTCCCCAGACAGTTTGCATACTGTTGGCAGCACGGGATGATGTGATACCGGCAAAGATGAATTATAGGTTTGTATAAATGATCTTAACAGCTGACAGAagcattttcacttttttttggaggCTGCTCCCTTTATAAATACCAGTACCAAGCAGGATGCAGATATGGCACAATGTTGTAGTAGGGAGGCCATGCAAGTGTAAAATATCGATGAACAACCTCTCACATACTTAGCAGAATTCTGGAGGAAAACATGACCTACCAAGTCGCAATATTTTTGCGCAACTCAGAAGTTACGGAAAAGTTTTGTGATATTTGGAGTCTGCACACCAGCTATGACCATCCGTCAAATTTATGAGAAGTTGTCCACTTTAGTGAAGTAACTAactccagaaatgtactccagtcattGACTGGAGTACATTCCTGGTTCCAGCGCATGAGAGTTGACAGATCAGTCTGACGGTGCAGTGAGACGGCCGCATAAATCAGAATgacgtgcacggactggccggcggctcttctGACCCAGGAGTGGcaacttcatgtatttctatgcagctgtcgtgGTCGGATTGGAAGAGCCGCTGGCCAGTCTGTGCAGTTCGTTCCGATTTATtcggccgtctgactgcaccctaattCATTAATTGTTGTGTGCCTCTTAGTAAACACAGTGCATTGTACTCCAACGAGCCCCTTCATTATCACAGGCGTGCACAATACCAGGCTTAATAAACCCGCCCAACATTTTCTCAGGCTATTTTTATTGTGTTTTCGTCACGTACTTAGTAAGTACTTAAAGAGTAATTCatattttgcccttttttttttttttttttttttaaaggccctaAAATTCTGTCTTTCAGTGGAGGTCTGGGTCCTGAAATCACCTTCCTCCCCCccacaccacacaccaatcccTCTAAAGACCATGAAGAGCGCAGCTCCGGAGGCAGATGCACCCAGAGAAGAGTACAGATTCGGTAGAAGGTCATTGGCTTCCAATTGTATCTGTACTCTTTTCTGTTCCTTCTGAACTGCGCACTTCTCAGGAGGTCTTTAGAGCAATTTGAGAGGGTCTCAGTACCTgatgaaacataaaaaaaaaatcaatttagacCTATATAAAAAAGCAAGAATTAAAGCTTTATTAGCAAGGTTGTAATTTACAGACTGGATGGCGTTTATTAGAGCTTTATAAAGAAGCCAAATTGTAGTGAGGACGTGATACCTTGGAAGAAAAACTGAACTCCAGAGTCATTTTAGGGAAAGTCAATCCAGACATGGCGCTGACTCTGGAACACATCAACTCCACCCGCATTTTTTTATGTTCATGGACAACCTCTTATTCCACGAAATATTTTCATAACAAAGGTCCTGAAAAACTGCTAAAAGGAACCCGTCATGTCGGATAATGTTATTACccagcagatatagggttaattcacaggttaagggctccttctcacttgcgagaaatatgtctgagtcttgcaggttaaaaccctgctctggcgccggcactccagagcggagcatgcggccgcacagcaatacatggagctgcacgctccgctctggagtgccggcgccagagcagggttttaacctgcgagactcgcacgtatttctcgcatgtgtgatcccggcctaatagcaTTATGCTGGCTCCCAGGTGGAGTACTGAAATTGTGCTTTATTTCTCCGGGGAGCCGCCGGCTTCGAGTCATGCAGGCGTGCCTGCGATGCTACATTCACTGCTCACAATAGGTAGGCACTTCCCCGGCACTTTGACAGCTGGCTCTGTAGCGCATCAGTACAGAGtcgactgtcagtcagtgccggggaagTGCTTAAAGTCACTATTCTCAGTGCTGTAAGAGATGACTATAATTAGTATGGGCACGCCCGCATGACTGAAAGCCGACGGCTCCTTGGAAGAATAAAAGCTAATTTTCTCCTTGGTGCCGCACTTTCAGCACAGCGACCGGACACCTTAGCCCAATATCTGCAGGTTTACAGTATtgtctgacaggttctctttaatagctATAGTAAAGTCATTTGAATAAAAATCTATTTTGCTTCCATGTGTTCACCACGGTGCTGCCTCCTTCTGGCAGCTGACCATTTAGTCCTCTCTTACCTCTCCTGCAGGAGTTTTCACCACTATCCGCCCATGCTGCCAAAAGTCTCTGCTCCTTACCTGACAAGCAGATCAGAAAGCTGCTGTTACTGGCTGCCCCCAGGACACAGAGGTGCACTGTGCAGAGGtaagtgactgagcatgtgtgtccaacCTACACCTGATGCTGCAGGACTATGAGTAAATATAAGAACTCATCCCTCGAGGTTTATTAGCATGTACATGGCACAGAGTTAACATTTATGATCTATACAAAGAATATAATATTTAAAGGGGATGTTCCATAATTCTATCTGCCCTAGGGTAGGGAATGGTATATATTGATGATGTATATTACTACTCTGACTCAACCTCTGCTCTGTAGAAATGCAAAGAGGAGACTCCTAATTCTTTTCAGTGGCTTCAAAATCCTTTTAGGACAACCCCTGAGCAGAAATCCTATTTAGGCATCATGACGTCACAAAGTTTCTAATTTTAGTGCTCAAGGTTTCTGCCCTGAGCCCCTCTATGATCCGAGGCTTGTGTAAAGATCGCCGTGATTGAGCAGCTTCCTCCTGAGATAAAAGCCGATTCTTAGGACAATTTATTCTAACAAGATTGTCGACTTAGGTAACAAATTTCCACTAGAACCTGATGTGTAAAATGCTTCTCATACTAAGACTTCCAAAAAGATGAGATCTCCATACAGCAGCTTCGTTCATCTAGCCAACCCTGATGATAATCCCAAGGGCTGCACTCAGAGCCCATGAAGAGGCGGCCACCAGGATGACCATCGTACACACAGGACCTACGTATAAAGACAAAAGAACGAGGGTGGACATCTAGATATTGAACGCAGAGGGCGGTGTATTCAGATCCTAATCTCAGGAAGCAAGTTACAGCTAGTTATTATATCAATCTTCTCCGACACCCCTTTCAAGTCATCAAGAGCGAGTCTGATATTGTGGGATGCATTAATGATTCCATTCTGGGAGTTGCTCAGTTGAGCAGTCAGCGTCCGGATCTCATTAGTGGTCGTATGGTAGACCTGACGGATGGTGGTGTTGACATCGTGGTAAAGACGAGCATTGCTTTCcaacagtttttgctgcagtaacgTGCTGTAGCGTCCTGCCTGCTGTATATTGACCGTAGGCTTTTCTTCAAAACTAACTGGAGAACTTTCTCCTTCATTCCTGATGACCACTAAAGGAGGAAGGCCCTTCTCTAAACACACGGAAGGAGTCTTATTTCTCTTAACGCCTCCATCACCCTCTTCATCAGTCTCAGAGGCTTCTCCTTGGATTTTTACACCACAGGTGCCAGAGACTGACCTGGTTGGGATAGAAGTCACATACATCTCCTCTTCGTCATCAGTTTCAGAAGCTTCCCCCTTAATGATTGTTTGGAAATCTCGAGAAGACATTATTGACCGGCTGAGAACAAAAAAGACAAGGAGAATTCACTCAGATACTCGAATCATCATTTTGGTAACAGTCATCTCCCCCATATAACCGGAAGCTTGGCTCAGAGGAGCTCATGGGAGAACCGCTGCTAGACTCCTCAAATGGCGGCTTATCGTCCAAAGAACAAAAGGATCGGTCATTGGGAACCCAACATGCTTGATCCTTCTCTCTCAGACATCCTCCCGTACCGGCGCCATTCCCGCTGTGTCGGCTCTCGTGCAGTTGTGACtccggcgcccaatcagtgctggtgtcattgGCTCATCTtacagacaaatcgaacatgaagaggaagtctgggcttcGGAAGTTATCTGAAGACGGGGAAAGACGCCAGTGATGATTGGGCACCGGCATCACAACATCGcacgagagcgagtgccgacaccgcaggaATGGTGCCGGCCTGGGTAGTAAAAGCTTTCATTAATTTAtgtgggccaaacattttgatcaataaGGGGGTGTcctagtagttgacaacccctttaaggttaatTTGGTTCTAATGAACGTCATCCAGATGGTTCTAATCCAGACTCATTTGTGCATCCACATCTTGGCTGCAAGTCCAGTCCAGCTACGAATCCGATAACCATATAGTTTCCTATGAGGCGGATGAAATTGGGTCACTGTGACGCCCACACCCATCAGTTTTGCATGGACAGGACATGCACAATTATAGTCTATGGGCTGTCCACAAGCCTGGGTTTTTCtttgagagggggggggggggggagaacagaTACAAAAAATGTATGAAAACTGGACCTGGCAAACGATGAAAAACCCGACATGTGAGCGAGGCTCGAGATAGCGAACTACTGAGTGCCGGTGATGGCAACAACCATCTAGCCACGGTCGGTGGAGCATGCAGGTCTCTCCAATGGAAAGCAAGATGCTGCCAGACACATTTATTAGAAATAGGGGGCGCCACTGAGCTGAGGACCTGCATCATGGAAAGAGAAGGGGCAGCAGCACAGTGTACATGGGGGACAGAGAGCACGAGCAGCGCCTCCATCACTGCGGGACATCCTCACCTCACAGCTTCTGACCACTGGTAACAGCAAAGGATCCACCACCAAGCAGCACTGGCCAGGAAAACAAGCTGAGGCTCAGTCAGTCACGTTACCGGAAGTGGGGCAACCGTCGCTCCTCAGAGCTGCCCACACGCTACATATGCCCATTCACTATCAGCTTCACTATCGCAGACGTGCTGCTTAGACGGACGCTATCACTCGTCTGCCAACTAGTGACCGCAATGCAAATTCATAAACTTTATAAACAATTTTAATTGGAAACATTGCGATCTCCGCCGGAAGTGGGGCATCAGGTGACTAGTGTACAGGAAGTGGAGCATCATGTGACTCTTGTACAGGAAGTGGGGTATCAAAGGACAAGTGCGCCGTGAGTAGGACGTCTTATGACACCGGAAGTGGGGCAGCAGGTGACGATGACGTTATTTTTACAGAGCCGGAAGTGTAGCTAGAGTAACCCGGAAGAGGGGAATTAGTGTGAATAAGCTCTCTTGTTGTAATCATCTGTGCGGGTGCAGCCTGCTCCGGGGTCCCGGATGTATAATAGTTACtagttagtttttttttctttttttaaagaagGAAAGAGTGACGACTCTGCCATCTGTCACCCTAATGATAATGTGGTCACCCAGCCCGGGGCACAGAGGGATGAGATAAGACGCTGGGTTGTCGGAGGAAGCATCTAATGAGGCAGTGACCGGATCCCAGGCTGGCGATGGCGGACGAGACGTTATTTGCGCTGTTACATATGGAGATGATCTGTCATGCACATAAGAGCGCGGGGCAGGACGAGGAGGTAAGGCCACAAGACATTGATGGTGTATTCTTCGTCATCATCACCTCATCGACGTGACTGCGGCTCCAGCGAGCGCCGTGCCCCCTTTATTACTTGCCATGCACAGCGCCCCACACATTGatatggcagtgccaggtattgcatTCTAGTCTTTCTTAGTTGTATGGAAGCTGCAGTACCAGTAGCATCCACTAGAAAGTGTACGGCGCTGTGTCCAAAAAATAATAAAGGGGGCGTTGAGATCCCCGGAGAGCCGCAGTCACTTGTCATCTGTGGACGGTATAGAGAAGGATCAGCCGAGCTGAATGACatataggtttgttggaaaagattcagtataacctgtattTTATCCATTGAAATTTATGGGGTTTGTATACATAGGAGTCCAATGGGTGGTCCGACTGGTGATTGACAGCTGCGTAGGCATGTATAATTTATACAGGGAAGATTGTCAGTCaatagtaggaccgcccactgaacTCCTATAGCTATcagtcactagtaggaccgcccactggaccccctacagctgtcagtcactagtagggccgcccactggactcctacagCTATCAGTccctagtaggaccgcccactgaacTCCTATAGCTATCAGTCACTGGTAGGGCCGCCCACTTGACTCCTACAGCTGTcagtcactagtaggaccgcccactggactcataaggACACCTGGGATTGCCATGAACAAAATTTAAGTTTTATTgatacttttcccacaaaaaaagcagTGATTGGTTACTGTGGTCACTTGGATAATGGGCAACAATTCATCACTTCCGGTATTAGTGGGGACCACCTGAGCAGTGCGGCGTGCGAGGGGTATATTTTATAACATCACCTACTCTTTGGCCACTTATGTAAAATCATAGAGACCACCGTTAAGCTGAATGTAGACACGAGCTCACTCTTGTTCACTACTGGACAATCCCCTAATTCATGTCCCCAAAGTGCAGCATATATAAAAAAACTCAAATCTTTACTTACCTTGTGGACCAACGTCGCTCGCACAGTAATGTGAAGGCTGCAGCCGCTCAGGAGACACAGGGCTGAGAGCGGAGGAGCGCTGACGATCTGGGAGGTtaatagttgtttgtttttttattttacgtagAGCCCAGGGGCCATTAATAAGAAAACCCCCTTAAATAATAATTTCAATACACAGTAACATCACCCTGTGGCTAATTCTGTATCACATCCAGTGTACTCCACTAATTCCAAATGTGGAAAATAAATAATAGGTGAAAAAAGGATGTGATAACATTTTATTAGACCCCGAGGTTCTCCCAGCGAAACGCAActgtaataaaaattatttttaatgaaTCACATTAATATTCGAAGGATTAGAGGTTTTCCACTACTTACATATTGATGACGTATCCTTTAGATAAGAATGAAAATCAGGACAGTCGGTGTCCAACACCCGGTGCGTCCTCCCCCATCAATTAGCTATTTGCAGTTCTGGCAATAAACAGTATATGGACCCAGGACATCTCCATACACCGCATATTGGAGTGACTGGGACCTGGGGCCGGACACTACAGTTTTGTATACTGTGTACATCCGCCCATCccaaacagctgatcagtgcgGGCGCTGGGGCGCCTCataggtagtggacaacccctccaAAGACCGACCTGTCTAATCCTTCCTGTGAACTATACGTAGTGGATTCTGTCAGGATTCTCTAGAATGGATTCATCATGACAAATGTGATATGTATGGTCAGATCAAGGAAGAACCATAATAACGTCCCTGGCCACAGGCAGGAtgataataatgatattatcctaTCATAAATATTTACACAATGAAACATTCTGTTATAGGATCAAGGAAAACACATCCGGATCTTAGAAGGGATGGGTTTCCGTGTGGGTCAAGGACTGATTGAACGGTGAGTATTTTCCACTTTCcacatttttcccatttttttgctgTACGAACCCTTGAACACAATATTCTGTAACCCGGTCACCAGGACGTCCTGCTTATATTGGGAGTGCTGGTAACGCCATTGGCACAAAACTGTGAAAGCTGAAAAACGTGTCTTTCCACTGCTGCTTGATTGATATATTAGAGCAACCAGCTTATTTCAGTTTATCCTGAATTTGACCTGTCCTTTCACACTAAACAACTAGAAAGGGATCGTCCTACCCTCATCCCCCCACAGCAAAAATGCTTTTGGAGCACATACCGAGTAATATACCGTGTCCAGCAACTGTCCCGATTCTCAAGCTCTGGAGCTTCTACACTTTTTGAGTGGCCTACACTTAATCAGCATTCTGTCAGCACTATAGGGACTGGACGTTCTTTTCCCAGCATGCATTGTGCATGTCCTCCCCTCCCATAAGCCTGTTATTCTGTATGtagtttgacagacaggagagaAGGAGCTTCGCCCCGACAATCTGTTATCCCTCCCGGTGTGTCTGCTCCAGGAGATGGATCCTACATGACCACAGGCAGGGAACAAGTCACATGGAATGGAGACACCTAGTGGTCAGCACTTttaactgatttatttatttttggagggGGTAAGACATAAAACaatatgctttaaccccttaatgatatagacgtttttgttttttttcctcccttcTTATAAGTCATAACATTATTTATTTTCTCGCCTACACAGCCATATAAGagcttgtttgtttgtttgtttgtttttcttgcaaGACCAGTTGTATTTTGGAATGGCAGCATCTATTtttccatataatgtactgaaaaacaggaaaaataaaTCCCACATGTGTTTAAAGGGTGAAAAaaagttattctttttttttttttttcatttcactgtGCTGTAAAAAATGACCTGGCACCACAATTCTTCACGTCAAGACGATTACACCGATACCAAACTTAGTAGtgtagtatttttatttttatagtagCTTAAAAGAAATGCGTTACCACTTTCCAAGATCCGTAGCTTTTCTTTCTATGGGGCTGTATGAGAACTTGTACTTGGCATGGCAAGTTTTTATTGGTATCGTGGCACAGGCACAGCGATTCCGGTGTTTTGATTTTGTTTTCTTTGCCTTATGAatgaaataattttatattttgataagtcGGACCTTTATGGATGCGGCTATAACAAACATATTTCTTGGGtggttgtggtttgtttttttttttcaaacttcaagtttttttatctatatttatttattcatttattcattatatatatatatatatatatatatatatctctactatataattgtctaagggtcacttccgtctgtccttctgtctgtctgtcgcggttattcgttcgctgattggtctcgccagctgcctgtcatggccgcCGCGAacaaatcagcgacgcgcacagtccggaagaaaatggccgctccttactgcccggcgcccgcatacacccctccgcttaccactcacacagggttaatgccggcggtaacggcattcgggtaccgctgctattaaccctgtgtgaccaagttttttactattgacgcagcctatgcagcgccaatagtaaaaacatctaatgttaaaaataataaaaaaataaaaaatgattattattcacctacgccgcctttcccgctcctcgcgatgcaactgccacgttccgttggcacggatgcaatatactacgtggctgggcattataccatgtggctgggcaatatactacgtggctgggcaatatactacgtggctgggcaatatactacgtggctgggcattatactacgtggctgggcatactactactacgtggacatacatattctagaatacccgatgcgttagaatcgggcaaccatctagtgtgtgtatatgtgtgtatatatatatatatatatatatatatatatatatatgtatatatatatatatatatatatatatatatacatacatacatacatacatacatacatacatacatacatacatacacacatatatatatatatatatatatatatatacatatatacatattgtagcgtttcacccgctacgggtcttggggatactcgcttggcagcaggataaacacttcaggcacgatatctcacacatatcagtccatatggtttattcaaactccgcataaaccagacggggtacagtccatttcattacagccatgaaacattggacagttcacgtagcagataggcttctctgctgtatattataatcccgttgtccggggttacctctcagaagttccactccttatactgacttcaggtcagtcccaggtcctcaatacagaccgtccaggtctacggtctccaggtgcttccaggacgactccactcccaggagtctccaacaccaaccgtccgtgctatgtccagcacgcaggctctccagcctggaatggtctctgtgtgcttccaggacgtccccacttggaaccgtccaacacacaggccattctgcagtgtcctgccaggacacaccaaagtgtgtccaccctgacagacactcactcaatctctctcttaccatgtgctacacacacctccttacataggtgtaaccacacccaggtacctgtcacatggctagtcaggtaagtgtgacatcaccacaggtcctttcacacaaaaccatcttacgtgttcagacacgcctctttggctgggtttgtaggtgactgaacccacccatctctccaatacataccatccatcattcacatgaccagtcgctatgctacaatatacacacacatattgtgGCTGGGCTTCACAAGAGTATCGCAGTGGCGATCATTGCGGTGGAATTTAGACCCCACCGATATCACACCAGTTAGATTCCACTgtcggagattgacagcggcattttagtGGTTACATAGCAGTGATCAGAGCCAGCTCCGATTATGGCTGTTAGAGGCGGGtgatggctgtataacacagctgacACTCTAGCTGCTTGGAGCAGACTCCGCTCCGGAGCCTGCTTCATTCTCTTGCACCCTCCTTAATATATTCTGGGAATTGAAGAGGTTAAATAAAGAAATTTGCCTATTTATCACATTACCTATGAAATGAGATCAGGTTGTCTGGAAGTCTATTGACCAGTATCTATAACTTTGCCCTTTTGCCTCTAGGCTGACGAAGGATAGCCCGTCTTTCAAGGATGACCTGGATACCGTAAAATTCATCTGTAAAGAGTTTTGGAACATCATATTCAAGAAACAGATTGATAATCTGAGAACAAACCATCAGGTATTTCTATAGTTTTTGATGTAATGAAGTGTTACTCTCACATATGTGCAGACTGACAATGCTGCACGGATTGGAGGGTCCCCGGCAATCAGCACATTATCACCTGTCCCCCTATTGTCCTTCAGGAAAAATGTATCTGTGATACTTACCTTTCCACATCTCTTTGTGCAGGGTACATATGTCTTACAAGACAACAGGTTTCTGCTGCTGACCCAGATCTCCTGCAGTAAGCAATATTTAGAGGAAGCGCCAAAGGTACGACGTATTAATATGCATCCATCCATTACATATGCGGCACATTATGGCTGATGGTATCACCCGCTGTCTTTCAGTTTCTGGCTTACACTTGTGGACTCATCAAAGGTGCGCT is a window of Ranitomeya variabilis isolate aRanVar5 chromosome 2, aRanVar5.hap1, whole genome shotgun sequence DNA encoding:
- the BLOC1S3 gene encoding biogenesis of lysosome-related organelles complex 1 subunit 3, with protein sequence MSSRDFQTIIKGEASETDDEEEMYVTSIPTRSVSGTCGVKIQGEASETDEEGDGGVKRNKTPSVCLEKGLPPLVVIRNEGESSPVSFEEKPTVNIQQAGRYSTLLQQKLLESNARLYHDVNTTIRQVYHTTTNEIRTLTAQLSNSQNGIINASHNIRLALDDLKGVSEKIDIITSCNLLPEIRI
- the TRAPPC6A gene encoding trafficking protein particle complex subunit 6A, which gives rise to MADETLFALLHMEMICHAHKSAGQDEEDQGKHIRILEGMGFRVGQGLIERLTKDSPSFKDDLDTVKFICKEFWNIIFKKQIDNLRTNHQGTYVLQDNRFLLLTQISCSKQYLEEAPKFLAYTCGLIKGALSNLGISCTVSAEVPVMPTCKFQVVVSKN